From the Solanum lycopersicum chromosome 10, SLM_r2.1 genome, one window contains:
- the LOC138337036 gene encoding transcription factor MYBS3-like, with protein MERNCTVCGGNGHNQRTCSEKGKSIKLFGVEITTASSAGGAMSKKDSMERRIKRGNPWTEDEQIAFLKGLDFHGKGSWSKIAKDFVPSRTSTQVASHAQKYFMRLLDANERKYHKKSSVFDLRLDQLEDTHDHAIVPLGNNYESQNVPSVIPNYYMMKRVLPLN; from the coding sequence atGGAAAGGAATTGTACGGTGTGTGGTGGGAATGGGCATAATCAAAGAACATGCAGTGAGAAAGGCAAAAGTATTAAATTGTTTGGTGTTGAGATTACTACAGCTTCTAGTGCTGGTGGTGCAATGTCTAAAAAAGATAGCATGGAGAGAAGAATCAAGAGAGGAAATCCATGGACGGAGGATGAACAGATAGCATTTTTGAAGGGATTGGATTTTCACGGGAAAGGTAGTTGGTCTAAGATTGCTAAGGATTTCGTGCCTAGTAGAACATCAACACAAGTTGCTAGTCATGCTCAGAAGTACTTCATGAGATTATTGGATGCTAATGAGAGAAAGTATCACAAGAAATCAAGTGTTTTTGACCTTCGTCTCGATCAATTAGAGGATACACATGATCATGCTATTGTTCCACTCGGAAATAATTATGAAAGTCAAAATGTGCCAAGTGTTATTCCAAATTATTACATGATGAAAAGAGTTTTGCCTCTTAATTAG